The segment CAGAGCCCCGCAGCGGCTCCGCCGAAGGGGATTCCTCCCGCCCGACCGGATCCGTGGACGCGCGGGAGCAGAAGCAAACCCCCGCGGAGGAGGACTCCCGTCCGGCCGAGGACGAGATCACTGACCGGGGAACCGAGGCCGAGCCCGCAGCCGGGAACGCCCCGGCGGAGGATCCCCGTGCCGCGCCGGGCGACGCACCTGGCCGGGGGGCGGCAGCCGGGCCCGGAGCCACGGACACCACCCCGGCGGAGCGGGACGCCTCCGGCCCACGCGCCGACACCCCCGGCCCGGAAGCGCCGGAGGGCGCCCCTGCCACCCGGGCCGGTGCCACGGACGGAGAGGGCCCGGACGAGCACGAGCAGCAGGGATCGGCAGCCGGAGCCCGCGGCACGCGGACCGACGGTACCGACCCGCAGGCGGACGACGAGTCCGCGGCGGCCACCACCGGCGCCGGCCCGGCCAAGGCGGGCGGCGCGGCACCCGTGCGCCGTCCCACATGGGCGGAGCGGGGCGACCAGCCGGACGAGGAGGACCCGCGCCCTTCGGGGCGCGACGGTGGAGCCGCATCGGCCACGGAGGACCCGGACGGCACCGCACCCGCCCGCCGCCCCTCCTGGGCGAAGGGCGACGACGGGCCGGAGGAGGGGCGCAACACCCCGAGGAGCGGGCCCCGCACCGCCCCCGCGGGCCCGGGCCCGAGGACCGCGACGCCGCCGGGCCGAAGCCCGCGCCCGCCCCCGCGGCCCAGCCGTCGCCCCCGGCCCCGGAACCGACCCGGGAAGCCCCCCGCCCCGTACCCGAACCCACCCGGCAGGCCCCCCGCCCGGCCCTGGAACCCACCCGGCAGGCCCCCCGCCCCGTCCTCGAACCCACCCGGGAGACCCCCCGCCCGGCCCTCGACCTGCTCGCCGAGCTCACCAACACCCCTCCCCCGCCGGAGACCCCGGCCCGTACCCTCACGCGCCGCGTCAAGGTGTGGACCCCGATCGTGCTGCTGCTCGGGGCCGCCGTCGCGGGGGGCCAGATGCTGCGCCCGCTGCCGGCCCCGCAGCTCGTGGGAGCCCAGAACTCGGTCACCCTGGACGGCACGCTGTCCATCCCCTGGCCGGCCCAGGGTCAGGGGGCCGTCCGCCTCTCGGGATCCGGTGACATCGCGGCCTTCGGCGAGCAGAAGCCGGTGCCGACGGCCAGCGTGGCGAAGGTGATGACGGCGTACGTCATCCTCCGGGACCACCCGCTCCGCAAGGACGAAGCCGGTCCCCAGATCGAGATCGACGCGCAGGCGGCCGCCGAGAGCAATTCCGACGACGAGTCGCGGATCAAACACCTCACGGCCGGCCAGAAGTTCAGCCAGCGGGAACTGCTCAAGATGGTGATGGTCCCGTCCGCCAACAACATCGCCCGCCTGCTCGCCCGCTGGGACGGCGGCAGCGGCGGCGAGGCGGCCTTCGTCGCGAAGATGAACGCGGCCGCCAGGGAACTGGGGATGCGGGACACCACGTACACGGACCCCAGCGGCC is part of the Streptomyces katrae genome and harbors:
- a CDS encoding serine hydrolase, producing MGGAGRPAGRGGPAPFGARRWSRIGHGGPGRHRTRPPPLLGEGRRRAGGGAQHPEERAPHRPRGPGPEDRDAAGPKPAPAPAAQPSPPAPEPTREAPRPVPEPTRQAPRPALEPTRQAPRPVLEPTRETPRPALDLLAELTNTPPPPETPARTLTRRVKVWTPIVLLLGAAVAGGQMLRPLPAPQLVGAQNSVTLDGTLSIPWPAQGQGAVRLSGSGDIAAFGEQKPVPTASVAKVMTAYVILRDHPLRKDEAGPQIEIDAQAAAESNSDDESRIKHLTAGQKFSQRELLKMVMVPSANNIARLLARWDGGSGGEAAFVAKMNAAARELGMRDTTYTDPSGLNSGTVSTAVDQLKLAEAAMQDEVFRAIVTVTDEKIDGVAEPLHNSNDLLWVKGLGNKGIKTGSSTAAGGTLVWAADKAVGGETPLVIGALMDQHAPPPDPYAGKSLALVLENSRKVIEAVRKALAATPVIHKGQTVGHVSDGLGGRTPLVATKDLSVIGVPGQRLRLTLGTAGGKPVPHEAAAGTEVGVLTVGDGPGAKTVPVAVGTELAEPSFGTRVTRLS